Genomic DNA from Gilliamella sp. ESL0441:
GTAGGTAGTCATTTAATCTGGGGTTGGGTCAATAATTATATGATATTTGATAAATTAGCTGACCCAAGCCGAAGCATCTACCCAACCGACCAAGAAGACAAATTCAAACAGAAAATTATCAACGGTCAAGGTTGGCCCAAATGGATGATCGAAGCGTTCAATGCCACAACACAAGACGAGCTAGCCGACATCAAACAAAAATATCAGGTTAAGCAGTAATAAGGTTAGATAGTAAAGAAAGTTGGAAATAAGACCAAACAACAGGAGCCAAATATGCCGTCAAAATATCGCCCACAGCTTTTAGGTTGGATAGGGGATCTAGAGAAAGGGAAAAATTACTTAACTAGCTCAGAGAAGCGGTTGATCTATATGAATGATAATTATTGTGCTTTTATTCGACAAACATTTGCAGATCAAATTTTTTATTTTTTTATATATTTATTAGCTATTTTATTGGGTTGTGGGGCAATTTATACAGGTTTATTATTAGTTATGGAATATGATAATCCTAACATGGAAAACTATTTACTAATTGCTACTATTATAGGACTTATATTTTGTTTGGTTGGTATGAATACTATTATTCCTGGATTTTATCATGTTTTGTTTAGCCGCCGAGGAAGTCCAATTATTTTTAACCGTAAAACGGGTAAAGTGTATGTGAATGAAAGTTACTTTTTTAGCTTTCGATTTTGGTATAACCCTTTAGTATTTTTACACCCCAATAAACGCCGAATAAAAGAGTATGATTGGGCAGATTTACACGGGGTTGCTATTCATAACTATTCGCCTTACTCACTAGTTAGCGATATTTTAATGGTCTGCAAACCCGGCACTAACCAAACCATTGACCATATCATGTTCGATCCAGCCAGAATTGGAGTTGGTAGTCATTTAATCTGGGGTTGGGTCAATAATTATATGATATTTGATAAATTAGCCGACACCAGCCGAAGCATTTACCCAACCGACCAAGAAGACAAATTCAAACAGAAAATTATCAATGGTCAAGGTTGGCCCAAATGGATGATCGAAGCGTTCAATGCCACAACACAAGACGAGCTAGCCGACATCAAACAAAAATATCAGGTTAAGCAGTAATAAGGTTAGATAGTAAAGAAAGTTGGAAATAAAACTAAACAACAGGAGCCAGATATGCCATCAAAGTACCGCCCCCAACGTTTTGGTTGGATAGGGGATTTAGAGAAAGGGAAAAATTACTTAACCAGTCCCGAGGATCGGTTGATCTATGCTAATGATAACTACTGTGTTTTAAAACGTAAAAAATTATCAAATCAAATTTTTTATTTATGTATTGCTCTAATAGCAATTTTACTCACATGCATTGTTACATATTTGCTAATTTACTTAATTGTTTATTTTAATCCTAGAACTGATAGAAATTTGTTATATTTAGCTATATTCACTTTATTGCCGTGTAGTATAACAATCAATGTTTTAATACCAGAACTTTATCAAAATATTTTTACTCGCCGTGGAAGCCCAATTATTTTTAATCGTAAAACGAGTAAAGTGTATGTGAATGAAAGTTACTTTTTTAGCTTTCGATTTTGGTATAACCCCTTAGTATTTTTGCACCCCAATAAACGCCGAATAAAAGAGTATGATTGGGCAGATTTACACGGTGTTGCCATTCATAACTATTCACCTTACTCACTAGTTAGCGATATTTTAATGGTCTGCAAACCTGGCACCAATCAAACTATAGACCATATCATGTTCGATCCAGCCCGAAATGGGGTAGGCAGTCATTTAATCTGGGGTTGGGTCAATAATTATATGATATTTGATAAATTAGCCGACCCCAGCCGAAGCATCTACCCAATCGACCAAGAAGACAAATTCAAACAAGAAATTATCAACGGTCAAGGTTGGCCAAAATGGATGATCGAAGCATTCAATGCCACAACACAAGACGAGCTAGCCAACATCAAACAAAAATATCAGGTAAAGCAATAATAAAGTTAGATAGTAAAGAAAGTTGGAAATAAAACCAAACAACAGGAGCCAGATATGCCATCAAAATACCGCCCCCAACGCTTTGGTTGGATAGGGGATCTAGAGAAAGGGAAAAATTACTTAACCAGTCCCGAGGATCGGTTGATCTATGCCAATGATAACTATTGTTCATTAATTAGACAGAAATTGTCAGATAAAATCTTTTATACATTTATTTACTTTATTTTATTCGTTCTGTTGATTCCAGCAATTTTATTATGCGGAGCATTATTATTTATATACAATACAGATAATGAGATCGAAATAACATTATTAAGTACTATTGCTTTAATAACTTGTTGTATTACCATATATGTAGTTATCCCAGGATTATATCAATCATTATTTTCTCGTCGAGGAAGCCCAATTATTTTTAACCGTAAAACCGGTAAAGTGTATGTGAATGAAAGTTACTTTTTTAGCTTTCGATTTTGGTATAACCCCTTAGTATTTTTACACCCCAATAAACGCCGAATAAAAGAGTATGATTGGGCAGATTTACACGGGGTTGCCATTCATAACTATTCGCCTTACTCACTAGTTAGCGATATTTTAATGGTCTGCAAACCCGGCACTAACCAAACCATTGACCATATCATGTTCGATCCAGCCAGAATTGGAGTTGGTAGTCATTTAATCTGGGGTTGGGTCAATAATTATATGATATTTGATAAATTAGCTGACCCCAGCCGAAGCATCTACCCAACCGACCAAGAAGACAAATTCAAACAAGAAATTATCAACGGTCAAGGTTGGCCCAAATGGATGATCGAAGCATTCAATGCCACAACACAAGACGAACTAACCAACATCAAACAAAAATATCAGGTTAAGCAGTAATAAGGTTAGATAGTAAAGAAAGTTGGAAATAAGACCAAACAACAGGAGCCAAATATGCCGTCAAAATATCGCCCACAGCTTTTAGGTTGGATAGGGGATCTAGAGAAAGGGAAAAATTACTTAACTAGCCCTGAAGATCGGTTAATTTATGCAAATGATAACTATTGCGTTTTAAAACGTAAAAAATTATCTGACCAGATTTTTTATTTATGTATTAGTTCATTTTTATCAATTTCATTATTTTTTATAATACCAATATCAATATATCTTCTTTCTTTAGTAGAGTTTAAATCTGATGAACAATATATGTATTTTATTTTGTACGGACTAGTAATTTGCTTTATTTTTAGTTTTTATATAATTATTCCTGAATTTTATCAAAACTTATTCACTCGACGTGGAAGCCCAATTATTTTTAATCGTAAAACGAGTAAAGTGTATGTGAATGAAAGTTACTTTTTTAACTTTAAAATTTTACGTAATCCATTAACCTTTCTTCACCCCAATAAACGCCGAATAAAAGAGTATGATTGGGCAGATTTACACGGTGTTGCCATTCATAACTATTCACCTTACTCACTAGTTAGCGATATTTTAATGGTGTGCAAACCCGGCACTAACCAAACCATTGACCATATCATGTTCGACCCAGCCCGAAATGGGGTAGGCAGTCATTTAATCTGGGGGTGGGTCAATAATTATATGATATTTGATAAATTAGCCGACCCCAGCCGAAGCATCTATCCAACCGACCAAGAAGACAAATTCAAACAAGAAATTATCAACGGTCAAGGTTGGCCCAAATGGATGATCGAAGCATTCAATGCCACAACACTGGACGAGCTAGCCGACATCAAACAAAAATATCAGGTTAAGCAATAATAAGGTTAAAAGTTGTTTTTGAAATTTTGACGGTATAAAGATGTATTTATGGGGATAATGTTTTCATTTGAAAAGTTGTAAACTTTTACCTTATCTCCCATAAAAATTAAATTTTATAAAAAAGTGTTCATGGTATTTATTATTTCTTTTGAGCCTTATTCTAAAAGGATTTAGATGATAAATACTTTAGGATTAACTATTTATTGGTGTTCACTTTGGGTATTCACTAAATAAAAAAACCGCTAAATAATAGCAGTTTATAGTTATAATAATGATATTAATTATCCAATAAGTTATCCAACAAGTCAGATGGTGAAATATATGTTCTAACTTTGCTGTTTCCAATAAGCAATAATAATCCTTTATCTTCCAGTCCTTTTAAATCAGATCTTGCTGTATTTTCAGACACACTGTATTCAATACTTATCGATTTTGCAATAAACTGCCTACCCGGTTCTTTAGCTGCTTTTTTTAGAATATCAAGTTGTCTAAAATTTAACTTTGATGCTATTTTAGAATTTTTAATTCTAGTTAAGAAATCCGCTAATTCTCGTTGCTTTCTCTGTAGATAAAAATTTAATTCGTCAATAGAACGCATGATAATATCAATTTGGTGGTATAGAAAATAAGTAGTATCTAATTCATCATCTTCTACATATAAATAAGCTTTTGTATACTGTATTGGTGCGTTTTTAATTAATTTACTTATTGATGTATATTCAAATAACCAATAACCAGACTTCATCATAAACCAATAAAATAAGGCTCTTGCAGTTCTTCCATTTCCATCTCCGAAAGGATGAATAAAGCCAATAAAAAAATGTAACAATATTGCTTTAATTACTGGATGTATAAAAAACTCTCCTTCTTCACAATCATGACGAGTATTAACAAAATTACATAAATCACTCATCAAATCATAAAGTTCTTCTGCTTTAGGTGGCGTGTAAATGACTTCTTGTAGATGGTTTCTAACATAAATATCATCTGTTTGTCTAAACTCGCCACAGACAGCATTATTTTCTATTGCACCAGTTGTTGCTATTTCATGAAAACTGAGAATTAGCTCAATAGATAAACTTTCATTTTTCATTTCTAATGCTTTCTTCATCAATAAATAATTATTTAAAATCATAATTTCAGATTTATTTTTTGGTTTCCTATCTAATTCAAGCATTTTTTTGGCTATTCTTCTTGTTGTTGAAGCTCCTTCAAGCTGAGCCGATGAAATAGCTTCTTCCATAATTAAAGAATGAACTAAATATTTATTATTAACTCCATCCATCGATTCAGGATTATTCGTCCCTATATAACCACTGGATTTTTTATCTATTGTATGGAGATATCTTTGTAAAGAATCAGGAACACAAAATCTAAATTGATATTCTCCTATATTAATTAGTTTATTTGACTGTAATCTAGACATTTTAGTTGCAGCCCATGCTAAATCAATATCAATATTTTCATCATTTTTTTTATATTTAAAGTCACTCCAATGAAGATACCGACCTTTCGCATCAGTTTCTTTAAATTTACCCATAGCATTAATTAAACTAATAGTATCAATAGTTTCCATAATTTTATTTAATGATTTTGCGTGTGATATTCTCATACTTAACTCAATTTAAAAAAATTGAGTTAAATGATATTATTTAATCATCATAAAGTAAAGGTTACATTTAATAAAGAATTTATCTTTTCCAAAAAATGAAGGTTATTTTATAAAATTTAAACCATTTAATATTATGATTGATATTTTATGATTTGAGTTCAACATATTATTTACCTCCCTTATTGCTAAGTTTGGTATTGAGTCGATTTCTTTGATTGGTAGCGAAACAAGCCAAATCTCTTAATTGTATGAACAAATAACCTATGTCACGCATATCATTTTTAAGGCTTTGCTCGGTATAATCTTCATTTTCACAAGCCCAGAACATTAAATTACCAATCGCACCGATTCCACCTAAAATCGATTGTTGCAGTTCTTCAAAATGGCTCTCTACTCGTGATAAATGTTCGACAGGAAAATCCGCCTTATAAAGATTTAAGACAGAAAGTAAATTAGACAGGTCAAGTTGCCCGTTTTCAGGGTATAGGGTATCATTACTATTAGCCATAGCATTACTCCGTATAATGTTTGTGGTTAGATAGTTCGTTGTATGCCAGTACTTCGAGCTATCGTTATTTATAAAACCAACTAAATTTATTGGTGTACCTACAATATAATTCAAGGTGTGCTTACAAGTCAAATCTTTTTTATCTATATCATTTACTGTATAGTGAAGGTATAAATAACGTAAATTAAATGGGTTAAATATGGCTACAGGTCGTAATAATAATAGTTCTAAACTTAAAAATATCCGTTTCCCACATGACGTAATAGAACAAATAGATGAACAAGCTAAAAAAGAGAATACTAATTTTTCAGCTTGGGTGATTGCAAGTTGCCGTGAAAAGCTAGCTAAATCAAAAAAGAAATAGTCTTTTAACTTAATACCACTGATTAGTGGTATTGGTTTTATTCTCGCTATGGGTTCTTTATTATTATTCCCTTAAATTCCTTATTTTCTCTTTTTATGGACGTGCAAAACCTACTTTTTAAATTCAATCCCATGCAATGAATTTTAAGACGTATACACGTGCGCATAGTGTTCTTAATTAATCGATCCATTTATAAAAGATAGTCTTCATTAAGATCTGTTTGCTCTTTCTTATTAATTATATCTATAGCTTCAGATAAACTATAATATAACGGTTCAGGTAATGCCATTCATCCCTCACGTTCTTAATAGACAATTGAGACAGTTCGCTAGGGTTGCGGATGTTCGGGGATCAGTCTAGATGCAAATAATATTATAATATTCAGTTAGCTACATTATAGCACTGTGTTTATAGTCATAAAGTCAATTTTGAGGTAGTGAATACTAACGAAAAGAGGGGATTTTATTTGCAGTGTTTTAAATAAAATTGTTTTACTTTATAAATGACAAATTTAGAAGTTTCAAATCCTAATAGGATTCTATTAAAAGTATCATCATTACATGGTTTATGACAAACAAAACTTCCATCATTCACATTTTTTATGAGATTATCGACTGAATATATATCTGCTTTTTGATAGAAAATAAAGCTATCATGACGTATAAATTCATGATCTCCAGCCTTTAAAATACATGTTTTATCTACATGATTTTTGTCTGTAACTGTTGAAACATTAACAATTAATACACTGTCAGTTAATGTTCTTGGATAATAAACGGGGTCACAACAAATAATACTTAGATGATCAGTTCTGCCCGACGGAATTAAAATAGTTCCTTTTTTTGCAGGATAAAAACTCATTTCAAGGCAGCCATCACACCATCAAGTTCGTTAATTTCAAGAAGAGAATTAGATAAAGATGTAGCTTGTTCTTCTGTTTTGCCGAGTGCTAAAAAAACATCTTTGTAACTTATTTTTATAGCTCCCCCCTGAGGATCCTTCCACTCTTTACAAAATTCATGTGTAAAATCTCTTAGCTCAAACCCGCTCATGTTTCCAAAACGCTTATAAGTGCTTTCGAGAATTTCTAAATCAGCATCACTTAGCTCGTCAAAAGTTTCTCTGTCTATCTTTTGAGGTATTAAAGATATTTCATTATCTTTTTTATCAGAGATACTTTTTTGCCATGTAGAATCGTCAATTTTACCATTAATTAAATCTAATGTTTGGGACAATACTGGTCCATGAGGCATTGAAAACATTTTATCTTCACTAATTGGATAGCCATATAAGTTCAATGATTCTCTATCTGATAAATATAAAAGTTTTATTAGCTTTAAATGAGCCATTCGACCACCCTCTTTATCTATAAAATACATAGACATTTGAGCGACTTTTGCTGCATTAAACATAGTATAAAACCTCTTTGGTTGTAAATTTGTTAACAACTTGTTTTGTTAACGCTAATAATTATAAGTTATGTTAACTCAACAAGCAAAAGGAAAATAATACTGTTTTAATATACAGTATTTTGCGGGTTTTGTCCATCGCATTATTAATATGCTAAATTCTATAATCAAATTCAATTATTTGATTTAAAATAAAATTAAAGAATGTGATAACTATTTAGTAGCGACTATATTCCGCTTCAGTTTTAAAATATAGACATTGCAAAAAACTTAAAGAGATTACTATTAGCTAGGTGTTTATAAATTATTGAATCCTCGAGCAACACAATCAATCTTGTTTTTGGCACTTCGTTAATATAAAGATTTACTGTTTCATTTTGTTTTATGCTACTTTTACCGTGCCTTAAATTCTTCAAGCCAAGAAAGGCAGAGGGGGGGAAATTTAAATAACTCTAATCTCGCTACACTTCCCCTGATTTTGTGCAGAATGACGAATTGAAATGATTTTTTAGTTTTTGTTTATTCGCTATCACCATCTTAATAATTATTTAATCGTCCTTTGGAATATTAAGATCGTCTTAGAATATAACTCATTGATTAATATTTATATAAATTAATTTGATAACAATAATAAAGAATATATTTAGATGTGAGTAATTTTAAGGGTAAGTTTAGCAGTAAAAATAGGCTTTAAGCCTTATTTATGCTGATTTTGATGTGTTTTTAAAGGATTTTGAAGAATGTTGCTGATTATTGAATTGGTGCCGTGGGCGGGACTTGAACCCGCATGCCCTTAGAGCACTACCCCCTCAAGATAGCGTGTCTACCAATTTCACCACCACGGCGCCGTTTTTATTCTGGAATATCCGATGTCGGATTGACATTCGTCGGTTTTGTTTGTTCAACCGAATTTTGTTGTGTTGTTACAGGAGTTGATTCATTGACTTCGATTTTTCTGAACTCACTATGACCAACCATATTTGACAGAACGATACTGATAACAAAAAACAGCACCCCTAAAATTGTTGTTGATCGCGTTAAAAAATTACCACTACCTGAAGAGCCAAATAATGTCGCAGATGCACCTGCTCCAAAAGACGAGCCCATTTCAGCGCCTTTTCCTCGCTGTACCAATACTAAAATAATTATTGCTATGGCGATAATTAAATAAACTGCTATTAGAAGTCCGTACATTTTAACCTGTCAATTTGATGTGTGTTATACAACAAAAATTTATAGATGCGAAATATTAGCGAAAGTGTGACAAACAAGCAAGTATATTTTCTTATTTTCTGTATTTATCGTAATCAATTGTATGTTTCTCAGGTAAAAATCAGTATAATGTCGCCATTTTTATTATAGTATCGTTGTTTTATGAAATTTATTGTTAAGCTCTTTCCTGAAATTACCATTAAAAGTGAATCTGTTCGTTTACGTTTTATAAAAATATTAACCAGTAATATTCGAAATATTTTAAAACGTCATATTGAAGAAGTCGCAGTTATTCGTCATTGGGATTTTATTGAAGTCCGTCCAAAAGTTGCCAATAGTGAAGCGCAAATTCTCGATTTATTGATCCGTATTCCAGGTATTCACCATGTTTTAGCGGTGGATGAACTCCCTTATGTGGATATTCATGACATATACGAAAAAGCATTAAATTATTATGCTCCTCTGATTGAAAATAAAACATTTTGTGTGCGAGTTAAGCGTCGAGGAAAACATGATTTTACCTCAATTGATGTTGAACGTTATGTCGGTGGAGGCCTTAATCAATTTGTGGCTTCTTCCAAAGTGAAATTAACTCGCCCTGACGTCACTGTTAATTTAGAAATCGATAAAGATAAATTGTTACTTGTTAAAGGACGTTATGATGGTATAGGTGGATTCCCTACAGGCACACAAGAAGATGTTATCTCGCTAATTTCGGGCGGTTTTGATTCAGGCGTATCGAGTTATATGCTCATTAGACGTGGCTGTCGTGTTCATTACTGCTTTTTTAATCTTGGCGGTAAAACACACGAAATTGGTGTCAAACAAATGGCACACTATTTATGGGAGCGTTTTGGTAGTTCACATAAAGTTCGTTTTATTGCTATTGATTTTGCCGACGTGGTGGGTGAGATTCTTGAAAAGGTGGATGACGGTCAAATGGGGGTTATTCTTAAACGAATGATGATTCGAGCCGCGTCAAAAATTGCTCAGCGCTATAAGGTCGAAGCATTGGTGACTGGTGAGGCTTTAGGTCAGGTTTCAAGTCAGACATTGACCAATTTACGCTTAATCGATAATGTCAGTGATACTTTAGTGTTACGTCCACTCATTACGCATGATAAAGAAACCATTATTAATCTTGCTCGCCAAATTGGAACAGAGGATATCGCTAAAACCATGCCAGAATTTTGTGGTGTGATTTCGAAAAGCCCAACCGTTAAGGCAGTAAAAGAAAAAATTGAAGCAGAAGAGCTCAATTTTGATTTTTCAATTTTGGATAAAGCGGTTGAAGAAGCCGAAAATATCGATATTCGTGAAATCGCTAAACAAGCTGATACAACAATTACACAAATAGAAACGGTTACAAAACTTAATAATGAGCATGTGGTGATTGATATCCGCTCACCTGATGAACAAGAAGATGAGCCGCTTGAATTAAGTGATGTAGAAGTTAAACATATTCCCTTTTATAAGTTAGCTACACAATTTGCTGATTTAGATCAATCTAAGCAATATTTACTGTATTGCGCTCGTGGTGTAATGAGTAAATTGCAGGCTTTATATCTTATGGAACAGGGTTATTTAAATGTAAAGATATTTAAAGTATAAAATTACTAAGAATTTTGTATATTGTTAGCACTTTTTGCATATATAATAAATATAAGGGAGAAAACAAAGCTGTATCAATAATAGGACAAATCTAAAATATAAATTATAAATATTATGAATCAATAGGATTAAGAGGGTTGTAATGAACAAATTACTTGTAGTTGATGATGATCCAGAAATAGCCTCGTTGTTGTGTGAATTATTAGAATTAGAAGGATTTGAAGTTGTAACAGCTAACAATGGAGTCCAGGCTTTAGAAAAGTTTGATAATACCATTGATCTTATTTTACTTGATATTATGATGCCTGAAATGAATGGATTAAGTGTATTATCTCAACTTAGAAATAAATATACGGTTCCCGTCATTTTTTTAACAGCTAAAGACAATGAATTTGACAAAATTATTGGACTTGAACTGGGTGCAGATGATTATATCTTGAAACCATTCAATGACAGGGAGCTTGTTGCAAGAATCAATGCTCTTTTACGTCGAAAACGTTGGGATAATTTAGTTGGTGGCTTTGGTGAGAAGTCACTTCAATATACGATTGATAAACTTACTGTCAATCGGAAGCAACAATCTGTTTCTTTCGATGATAAGTATATTGAATTAACAGGCACCGAATTTCAAATATTATTAAAACTTCTTGAAAATGCTGGGAAAATAATCTCACGGGATACCTTGAGTGAAACAGTGCTAGGTAAGGAATTTATTCCTCTGGCTCGTTCGATTGACGTGCATGTTTCTAATTTACGTAAGAAGCTTCCACCACGTAGTGATGGCTTACCGTGGATTAAAACATTGCGTTCTAAGGGCTATCTATTCGTTGTAGATCAGAATGATGATCTGTTACAAAATTAGATTTTTTTTTCTAAATAAGGTAAGAACATATGTGGATTTTTGATCGTTTAACTATCAGAATTTTCACTATATTCTTACTGACTATAGCATTTTTTTTGATGCTAATTATCATATTGCCGAGTCTTGATTCTCGAAATTTGACCTATTTGTCAAATCAACAGAAACAAGTCGGCAATATTTTGGCTAGTCAGCTCGAAAAAGAG
This window encodes:
- a CDS encoding DUF6708 domain-containing protein; protein product: MPSKYRPQLLGWIGDLEKGKNYLTSSEKRLIYMNDNYCAFIRQTFADQIFYFFIYLLAILLGCGAIYTGLLLVMEYDNPNMENYLLIATIIGLIFCLVGMNTIIPGFYHVLFSRRGSPIIFNRKTGKVYVNESYFFSFRFWYNPLVFLHPNKRRIKEYDWADLHGVAIHNYSPYSLVSDILMVCKPGTNQTIDHIMFDPARIGVGSHLIWGWVNNYMIFDKLADTSRSIYPTDQEDKFKQKIINGQGWPKWMIEAFNATTQDELADIKQKYQVKQ
- a CDS encoding DUF6708 domain-containing protein, with translation MPSKYRPQRFGWIGDLEKGKNYLTSPEDRLIYANDNYCVLKRKKLSNQIFYLCIALIAILLTCIVTYLLIYLIVYFNPRTDRNLLYLAIFTLLPCSITINVLIPELYQNIFTRRGSPIIFNRKTSKVYVNESYFFSFRFWYNPLVFLHPNKRRIKEYDWADLHGVAIHNYSPYSLVSDILMVCKPGTNQTIDHIMFDPARNGVGSHLIWGWVNNYMIFDKLADPSRSIYPIDQEDKFKQEIINGQGWPKWMIEAFNATTQDELANIKQKYQVKQ
- a CDS encoding DUF6708 domain-containing protein, translated to MPSKYRPQRFGWIGDLEKGKNYLTSPEDRLIYANDNYCSLIRQKLSDKIFYTFIYFILFVLLIPAILLCGALLFIYNTDNEIEITLLSTIALITCCITIYVVIPGLYQSLFSRRGSPIIFNRKTGKVYVNESYFFSFRFWYNPLVFLHPNKRRIKEYDWADLHGVAIHNYSPYSLVSDILMVCKPGTNQTIDHIMFDPARIGVGSHLIWGWVNNYMIFDKLADPSRSIYPTDQEDKFKQEIINGQGWPKWMIEAFNATTQDELTNIKQKYQVKQ
- a CDS encoding DUF6708 domain-containing protein, with protein sequence MPSKYRPQLLGWIGDLEKGKNYLTSPEDRLIYANDNYCVLKRKKLSDQIFYLCISSFLSISLFFIIPISIYLLSLVEFKSDEQYMYFILYGLVICFIFSFYIIIPEFYQNLFTRRGSPIIFNRKTSKVYVNESYFFNFKILRNPLTFLHPNKRRIKEYDWADLHGVAIHNYSPYSLVSDILMVCKPGTNQTIDHIMFDPARNGVGSHLIWGWVNNYMIFDKLADPSRSIYPTDQEDKFKQEIINGQGWPKWMIEAFNATTLDELADIKQKYQVKQ
- a CDS encoding Fic family protein, coding for MRISHAKSLNKIMETIDTISLINAMGKFKETDAKGRYLHWSDFKYKKNDENIDIDLAWAATKMSRLQSNKLINIGEYQFRFCVPDSLQRYLHTIDKKSSGYIGTNNPESMDGVNNKYLVHSLIMEEAISSAQLEGASTTRRIAKKMLELDRKPKNKSEIMILNNYLLMKKALEMKNESLSIELILSFHEIATTGAIENNAVCGEFRQTDDIYVRNHLQEVIYTPPKAEELYDLMSDLCNFVNTRHDCEEGEFFIHPVIKAILLHFFIGFIHPFGDGNGRTARALFYWFMMKSGYWLFEYTSISKLIKNAPIQYTKAYLYVEDDELDTTYFLYHQIDIIMRSIDELNFYLQRKQRELADFLTRIKNSKIASKLNFRQLDILKKAAKEPGRQFIAKSISIEYSVSENTARSDLKGLEDKGLLLLIGNSKVRTYISPSDLLDNLLDN
- a CDS encoding YlcI/YnfO family protein, whose protein sequence is MATGRNNNSSKLKNIRFPHDVIEQIDEQAKKENTNFSAWVIASCREKLAKSKKK
- a CDS encoding Panacea domain-containing protein, which produces MFNAAKVAQMSMYFIDKEGGRMAHLKLIKLLYLSDRESLNLYGYPISEDKMFSMPHGPVLSQTLDLINGKIDDSTWQKSISDKKDNEISLIPQKIDRETFDELSDADLEILESTYKRFGNMSGFELRDFTHEFCKEWKDPQGGAIKISYKDVFLALGKTEEQATSLSNSLLEINELDGVMAALK
- the secG gene encoding preprotein translocase subunit SecG — encoded protein: MYGLLIAVYLIIAIAIIILVLVQRGKGAEMGSSFGAGASATLFGSSGSGNFLTRSTTILGVLFFVISIVLSNMVGHSEFRKIEVNESTPVTTQQNSVEQTKPTNVNPTSDIPE
- the thiI gene encoding tRNA uracil 4-sulfurtransferase ThiI produces the protein MKFIVKLFPEITIKSESVRLRFIKILTSNIRNILKRHIEEVAVIRHWDFIEVRPKVANSEAQILDLLIRIPGIHHVLAVDELPYVDIHDIYEKALNYYAPLIENKTFCVRVKRRGKHDFTSIDVERYVGGGLNQFVASSKVKLTRPDVTVNLEIDKDKLLLVKGRYDGIGGFPTGTQEDVISLISGGFDSGVSSYMLIRRGCRVHYCFFNLGGKTHEIGVKQMAHYLWERFGSSHKVRFIAIDFADVVGEILEKVDDGQMGVILKRMMIRAASKIAQRYKVEALVTGEALGQVSSQTLTNLRLIDNVSDTLVLRPLITHDKETIINLARQIGTEDIAKTMPEFCGVISKSPTVKAVKEKIEAEELNFDFSILDKAVEEAENIDIREIAKQADTTITQIETVTKLNNEHVVIDIRSPDEQEDEPLELSDVEVKHIPFYKLATQFADLDQSKQYLLYCARGVMSKLQALYLMEQGYLNVKIFKV
- a CDS encoding response regulator, producing MNKLLVVDDDPEIASLLCELLELEGFEVVTANNGVQALEKFDNTIDLILLDIMMPEMNGLSVLSQLRNKYTVPVIFLTAKDNEFDKIIGLELGADDYILKPFNDRELVARINALLRRKRWDNLVGGFGEKSLQYTIDKLTVNRKQQSVSFDDKYIELTGTEFQILLKLLENAGKIISRDTLSETVLGKEFIPLARSIDVHVSNLRKKLPPRSDGLPWIKTLRSKGYLFVVDQNDDLLQN